From the genome of Eremothecium gossypii ATCC 10895 chromosome I, complete sequence:
TAAATTTATACTGTTGGAGGATTTAACACGCAAGTTGAACAAACCTTGCGTCTTGGACTTGAAAATGGGCACAAGACAGTACGGTGTGGATGCCAAGCGGTCTAAACAGTTGTCGCAGCGCGAAAAATGTAGAAACACCACTTCTCGTAAGCTTGGAGTTCGTATCTGCGGCCTCAAAATATGGAACAAGGACTACTACATTACCAGGGATAAGTACTTTGGTCGCCGCGTAAGAATCGGCTGGCAATTTGTTCGTGTGTTAGCCAGGTTCTTATACGATGGCGTTTCTAGGAGGAGTATTCTGAAGCAGCTACCTTGCTTAGTCAGGCAGTTGGAAACCTTGTACAGCGAAGCTATTAAGTTGAAGTCGTACCGTATGTACGGCTCATCATTGTTATTGATGTATGATGGTAATAATCCCTCTAGCAAGCGCTGTAAGGTGAAGTTAAATCTCATAGACTTTGCCCGGTGCGTGACTAAGAAGGATATTGACACAAGCATTGGGACCTTCCGAATCCCGCCCAAGAACCCCGAACTTGAGGACAGAGGGTTCTTGCGCGGCCTTCGGTCCCTCAAGTTCTACCTACTAGTCATTTGGAACCATTTAACCGGGGACCATCCGTTGGTTTACGACGAAGAAAGCTTGCAAGAGTTCTTGGATTCTGACGATTCATTCCAAAAGCCATGGGACTGGATCGAGGAATTCGACAAGGAAGACGAGGCCAGGGTACACGACCCAAACGATGAATTGAGAAAGAAATGGCGCAAGTATGAATTGATTTTTGACGTCGAACCCCGCTGCGCAGACGACGATGTTAGCGAGTGAATGCCCGAAAGCCTGTTGCAGCATTAGTGAAGATTTTGGTACTTGCATATCAAGATGCTTCTTGCGTCGGTCTTTGACTTAATGAAACAATATGTAATAATTAGTATTATCCTTATCTCATCTGTGATATAGCGGACCAGCAACTGACCTCATCAGCACGCGTCTCTCGCACACTACTTGCGCCGCTGCTACGTGCCATTCCAGCGACGGCCTCGGCTACATTATAGAAGATTCTACGCATACAAATGTGCGAGCAACATTAGTGTTGCTGGAGGTGAGGCCTCACAAGCAACAGAACTTAGATTGCTCTCCGCCAAAAGTTTGGCGGGGATCTATCTCCCAGCTTAGAGAGACCGTCCGGATGTAAGTGATACCCAGACAGCCAATGATACTGGTCAAGTTTTGTAGTTTTATAAGAAAACATATATTAAACGGCTAAAGACAGAAGGCGAAAAGCCCGACTTTTATGGGCGTAGAAGTCGTGAAAAAGGCGAAAAACTATATTTCCACTTAGGGCTCCTCCTTCCTCACGTAAACGCGCATCATCATACGCCTTCTGTGAGTCAAGAGCACTACGACACGCCGTGCATTCCCTCATACAACCTTGCCAACACATGATCATGTCCAAGGATATTGCTACGACCCCAGAACTGTCCGAACCAGACAAGTACTTCGTTGAGCAGCGCGATTTGCTGCTACAAGAAATCACCTCCACGTTAGACTCCATCCTGAACAACTTAAATGGCCTGAATATTTCCCTGGAGAACTCCATCGCAGTAGGCAAAGAGTTTGAGAGCGTGTCCGAGCTTTGGAAGGTCTTTTACGACGGACTCGCGAACGGAGCGGCTCCTGGAGTTGCCGCAGCCAACCCGTCGTCTCAGGACCTGCCCACTGAGCCCGTCGCCGCGCACCAGAATGCTGCAGCGGGCAATAGTGACGCACCAGCGCCATCGCAGTAGCGTTGCACTCTGCCCTGGCTTTACACCCGTGCACCCCACATTGCGCTCTACTTTTATGTGTCATTCTTCGTGGCTACGCGAGTACCAACCACTCACAACATGTGCGATACACGCCACAGAAGTCCAGCTCCGAGACGCGCGACCGGCCTGCTTCTTGTCCCTGGCACTGCCAGCATGGGCAAgaccgctgagagacccatacaccacaccgctgaaCGCGCTACTTGTGTTGGCCCCGCCAACGCCGCCAGCACCTGCAGTGGGCTCATGGGATGTGGCTCACACGGCGCTTGCGCTAGGCTCACCAAGCAGCAGTGACTGCAGCCATGCCTGTGTCTCCATCCGTGACCGCCCGCCGTAGACGCAGGTGTCTTGAGTTGGACACAACTGCTTCCCACGAAGCACGCGGACGAACTACATTGAGGCATCTTTTTACCGGTTTTTGGCCTAACGAAAAACCGCTCACCGGTGCGCGTCTAGGTTCAGCTGCTTCACACTGTGAATTGCGAGGCCGGGCGCGGTTCCATCCGCGCTCGAGCTGCAAGCTAATTTTTGGATCTGCTCTTCATTGCCATTATGTCAGTGAGATGTGCTGTTTCTTTGCATGATGAGAAGCTGTATGTACTGCTACACACCACCGCTGCGCGCGTGATTGTGCTTTGCGAGGACTTCTTCTGGGGCCCGATGCGCTGGCTGCTGTTGTAGAGCAC
Proteins encoded in this window:
- the DAD1 gene encoding Dad1p (Syntenic homolog of Saccharomyces cerevisiae YDR016C (DAD1)), which encodes MIMSKDIATTPELSEPDKYFVEQRDLLLQEITSTLDSILNNLNGLNISLENSIAVGKEFESVSELWKVFYDGLANGAAPGVAAANPSSQDLPTEPVAAHQNAAAGNSDAPAPSQ